The Gemmatimonadota bacterium genome includes a window with the following:
- a CDS encoding LacI family DNA-binding transcriptional regulator, whose translation MDHIAELANVSKATVSRALRNSPLVNEATKSIVLEAARNSGYVVNKNARKLRDKRTNTIAIALDFPSYPGQRVADPFVFELLSDIVNSLAVREKDVILCSPNASDAFAYQQLLAAKSADGIIFLGQGDREDVLNELAGRRAPVVVWGGVVDDAPYCTVGSDDRHGGYLAGSRLADLGCTNVLYMGNHRHLES comes from the coding sequence ATGGATCATATTGCCGAGCTTGCAAACGTCTCAAAGGCGACGGTATCCCGGGCGTTGCGCAACAGTCCGCTTGTTAACGAAGCCACGAAATCAATCGTGCTCGAGGCGGCGCGCAATAGCGGCTACGTCGTCAACAAAAACGCGCGAAAACTGAGAGACAAGCGTACCAACACGATAGCTATCGCATTGGATTTCCCATCGTATCCCGGCCAGCGTGTGGCCGATCCGTTCGTGTTCGAGTTGCTCTCGGACATCGTCAATTCGCTGGCCGTACGCGAAAAGGACGTGATCCTCTGTTCGCCCAATGCGTCGGATGCATTCGCCTATCAGCAGCTCCTCGCGGCGAAGAGCGCCGATGGAATCATCTTTCTCGGGCAGGGGGACCGGGAAGACGTGCTCAACGAACTGGCGGGGCGCAGGGCGCCGGTCGTCGTCTGGGGCGGCGTGGTGGACGACGCGCCCTATTGCACGGTAGGCAGCGACGACCGCCATGGCGGATACCTGGCCGGCAGCCGGCTCGCCGACCTGGGCTGTACGAATGTCCTGTACATGGGCAATCACCGCCATCTGGAAAGC
- a CDS encoding substrate-binding domain-containing protein yields the protein REGLEAGLKDANGQATVSELIVKDFAYETCLPAARRFLSDPENRPDGVFAVSDIAAIAFAAALREVGLAAGKDVPIVGYNDIPSAACFSPAITTVRQDTLQAGTLLVEKLMQILEGLAPKSVMLPTNLVVRET from the coding sequence AGGGAGGGACTCGAAGCGGGACTGAAGGACGCGAACGGCCAGGCAACCGTATCGGAGCTGATCGTCAAGGACTTCGCCTACGAGACCTGCCTGCCGGCGGCGCGACGGTTCCTGTCAGACCCGGAAAACCGCCCGGACGGCGTGTTTGCGGTTAGCGACATCGCGGCAATCGCCTTTGCCGCCGCCCTGAGGGAGGTCGGGCTTGCCGCGGGCAAGGACGTCCCGATCGTCGGCTACAACGACATACCGTCGGCCGCCTGTTTCTCGCCGGCGATCACCACCGTTCGCCAGGATACGCTGCAGGCCGGAACTCTCCTGGTGGAAAAACTCATGCAGATTCTCGAAGGTCTGGCTCCGAAATCCGTTATGCTGCCGACCAACCTGGTTGTCAGGGAGACCTGA